One part of the Pseudopipra pipra isolate bDixPip1 chromosome 3, bDixPip1.hap1, whole genome shotgun sequence genome encodes these proteins:
- the FBXO48 gene encoding LOW QUALITY PROTEIN: F-box only protein 48 (The sequence of the model RefSeq protein was modified relative to this genomic sequence to represent the inferred CDS: substituted 1 base at 1 genomic stop codon), with the protein MDAESAGGRDSAAGAGPGGGGGGGQRDFVSVLPPXVSSRIFGGLDVESLCHASSACKGWYCLIEANGHHCLAVRAVCRREIDCNLGKDYSWKITLLRKYRKNKVKQEWLRGKYSNIPSQHSLPEKIMYPMDIDTWGEILEAELER; encoded by the exons ATGGACGCGGAGAGCGCCGGCGGCCGAGACAGcgctgcaggagcaggaccaggaggaggaggaggaggtggacaGAGGGACTTCGTATCCGTCCTCCCTCCCTAGGTGAGCTCCCGGATTTTCGGCGGCCTGGACGTGGAGAGCCTGTGCCACGCGTCTTCGGCGTGCAAGGGCTGGTACTGCCTCATCGAGGCCAACGGGCACCACTGCCTGGCCGTGCGGGCCGTCTGCCGGCGCGAGATCGACTGCAACCTCGGGAAGGACTATTCCTGGAAG atCACATTATTGAGAAAGTACCGGAAAAACAAGGTGAAGCAAGAATGGCTGAGAGGGAAATATAGCAACATTCCTTCGCAACACAGCTTACCAGAGAAAATCATGTATCCCATGGACATTGATACATGGGGAGAAATCTTGGAAGCAGAACTTGAAAGATAA